The following are encoded in a window of Geobacter metallireducens GS-15 genomic DNA:
- a CDS encoding alpha/beta fold hydrolase produces the protein MPFLDLGRNKQIYYELIDGEPDRPHLVFIHEGLGCAAMWKGFPHQLCRETGCPGLLYDSLGYGKSSPLDGPMNLHFLHRYALIELPAVIEQLIPEKEYVLIGHSDGGSIGLIAAAERPLRLKGLIAEAAHVFVEEKTLAGIRATVDAFRAGKLRGLFRYHGDKTEELFTAWSGAWLSDGFRPWNIEYALPSIACPVLVIQGTEDNYGTVAQVDTIMAKVPDARKVMIEGCGHVPHLERSAEVLGLMAEFVERLPA, from the coding sequence ATGCCATTCCTGGACCTGGGCCGGAACAAACAGATCTACTACGAACTCATCGACGGGGAACCGGACCGCCCCCACCTGGTCTTCATCCATGAGGGGCTGGGGTGCGCGGCCATGTGGAAGGGGTTCCCCCACCAGCTCTGCCGGGAAACCGGGTGTCCCGGCCTTCTCTACGACAGTCTCGGCTACGGCAAGTCGTCGCCCCTCGATGGCCCCATGAACCTCCATTTTCTCCACCGTTATGCCCTGATCGAGTTGCCGGCCGTTATCGAACAGCTGATCCCGGAGAAGGAGTATGTGCTCATCGGCCACTCGGACGGGGGGAGCATCGGCCTCATTGCGGCTGCCGAGAGGCCCCTCCGGCTCAAGGGGCTCATCGCCGAGGCGGCCCATGTATTCGTGGAGGAGAAGACGTTAGCGGGTATCCGGGCCACTGTGGACGCCTTCAGGGCCGGCAAGCTGCGCGGGCTTTTCCGGTATCACGGAGACAAGACCGAGGAACTCTTCACGGCATGGTCCGGCGCATGGCTCAGCGACGGCTTCAGGCCGTGGAACATCGAGTATGCCTTGCCCTCAATAGCATGTCCGGTACTGGTTATCCAGGGAACGGAGGACAACTACGGAACGGTAGCCCAGGTGGATACGATCATGGCAAAGGTGCCGGATGCCCGGAAGGTGATGATTGAGGGGTGCGGCCATGTGCCGCACTTGGAGAGGAGCGCTGAGGTTCTGGGGCTGATGGCGGAGTTCGTGGAGCGCCTGCCGGCGTGA
- the pdxA gene encoding 4-hydroxythreonine-4-phosphate dehydrogenase PdxA: protein MPNTKPRIVITMGDPTGVGPEIIAATLAEPEVRQCCRFLVVGDSAAMARGITVAGAALRVERTDTLNWEESKEGVLPLWEISSLTEADMQYGCPTVASGDAMYRAICEAARLCLEGNADAMATAPISKEALNRAGHRYPGHTELLAELAGAERVVMMLAGFRLRVTLVTIHEALADVPRLVTFERVLETIRITHRDLHRYFRRNPRIAVLALNPHCGEGGMFGDEEARIIAPAVAAARQEGIDAIGPLSADTLFHFAVQGAYDAVVCMYHDQGLIPLKLLHFDDGVNVTLGLPIIRTSVDHGTAYDLAGTGRASAESMKAAILMAAEMARVKGSGGGTP from the coding sequence ATGCCAAACACTAAACCACGTATTGTCATAACCATGGGGGACCCCACCGGGGTCGGCCCCGAGATCATCGCCGCAACCCTGGCCGAGCCAGAGGTGCGCCAATGCTGCCGCTTCCTCGTTGTCGGCGACAGCGCGGCCATGGCACGGGGAATCACCGTCGCAGGCGCCGCGCTCCGGGTAGAGCGGACCGATACCCTGAACTGGGAAGAAAGCAAAGAAGGGGTGCTCCCCCTTTGGGAGATTTCGTCCCTCACCGAAGCGGACATGCAGTATGGCTGCCCCACCGTTGCCAGCGGCGACGCCATGTACCGGGCCATCTGCGAGGCCGCGCGACTCTGCCTTGAAGGAAATGCCGACGCCATGGCGACCGCTCCCATCAGCAAGGAGGCCCTGAACCGGGCCGGGCATCGGTATCCGGGGCATACGGAACTCCTGGCCGAACTGGCGGGGGCGGAGCGGGTCGTCATGATGCTGGCCGGCTTCCGGCTCCGGGTCACTCTCGTCACCATCCACGAGGCTTTGGCCGACGTGCCGCGTCTAGTGACCTTCGAGCGGGTGCTGGAGACAATCCGGATTACCCACCGGGATCTGCACCGCTATTTCAGGAGGAATCCCCGCATCGCGGTCCTGGCCCTCAATCCCCACTGCGGCGAAGGGGGGATGTTCGGGGACGAGGAGGCGCGCATCATTGCCCCTGCCGTGGCGGCTGCCCGGCAGGAGGGGATCGATGCGATCGGCCCCCTCTCGGCCGATACGCTTTTCCACTTCGCCGTCCAGGGCGCCTACGACGCGGTGGTCTGCATGTACCACGACCAGGGACTCATCCCCCTGAAGCTCCTCCACTTCGACGACGGGGTCAACGTGACCCTAGGGCTCCCCATTATCCGCACCTCCGTGGACCACGGCACCGCCTACGATCTGGCCGGAACCGGCAGGGCCTCGGCCGAGAGCATGAAGGCGGCCATCCTCATGGCGGCGGAGATGGCGCGGGTGAAGGGATCGGGAGGCGGAACACCGTGA
- a CDS encoding type IV pilus twitching motility protein PilT yields the protein MARIDTLFKMLKDQGASDLHLSSGAPPIFRLHGEMARQNFKPLTHDELKAILYEILTEKQKADFEERHDLDFAYAIPGLARFRGNYMLTHRGIAAVFRIIPSKILSADDLSLPDGVRRMTLFKKGLVLVTGPTGSGKSTTLAAMIDLINATRKEHILTLEDPLEFIHENKMSLLNQRQIGEHSMTFTAALRAALREDPDVILVGEMRDLETIGLAMSAAETGHLVFGTLHTNSAAKTIDRIIDVFPTDQQEQTRAMLSESLKGVVCQQLLKTADGKGRVAALEIMLGTPAIGNLIREGKTFQIPSIIQTAKRDGMQLMDQHLLDLFKTKRITAEEAYRCAQDKKQFEQYLAEKPAQ from the coding sequence ATGGCACGCATCGACACACTCTTTAAAATGCTCAAGGATCAGGGGGCTTCCGACCTCCACCTCTCCTCCGGGGCGCCCCCCATCTTCCGGCTCCACGGCGAGATGGCCCGCCAGAACTTCAAGCCTCTCACCCATGACGAGCTGAAGGCCATCCTCTACGAGATCCTCACCGAGAAGCAGAAGGCCGACTTCGAGGAGCGCCACGACCTCGACTTCGCCTACGCCATCCCGGGGCTCGCCCGGTTCCGGGGGAACTACATGCTGACCCACCGGGGGATCGCCGCGGTCTTCCGGATCATCCCCAGCAAGATCCTCTCGGCCGACGATCTCAGCCTCCCCGACGGGGTCCGGCGCATGACCCTGTTCAAGAAGGGGCTCGTGCTCGTCACCGGCCCCACCGGCTCGGGGAAATCCACCACCCTGGCCGCCATGATCGACCTCATCAACGCAACCCGCAAGGAGCACATCCTCACCCTGGAGGACCCCCTCGAATTCATCCACGAGAACAAGATGTCGCTCCTGAACCAGCGGCAGATCGGCGAACACTCCATGACCTTCACCGCTGCCCTGCGGGCAGCCCTGCGGGAAGACCCCGACGTCATCCTCGTGGGGGAGATGCGGGACCTGGAGACCATCGGCCTCGCCATGAGTGCCGCCGAGACCGGCCACCTGGTCTTCGGGACGCTGCACACCAACTCGGCGGCCAAGACCATCGACCGGATCATCGACGTCTTCCCCACCGACCAGCAGGAGCAGACCCGGGCCATGCTCTCCGAATCCCTCAAGGGGGTCGTCTGCCAGCAGCTCCTGAAGACCGCCGACGGCAAGGGGCGGGTGGCGGCCCTGGAGATCATGCTCGGCACCCCGGCCATCGGCAACCTGATCCGCGAGGGGAAGACCTTCCAGATCCCCTCCATCATCCAGACCGCCAAGCGGGACGGGATGCAGCTCATGGACCAGCACCTCCTGGACCTCTTCAAGACCAAGCGGATCACCGCCGAAGAGGCCTACCGCTGCGCTCAGGACAAGAAACAGTTCGAGCAGTATTTGGCCGAGAAGCCGGCCCAGTAA
- the atpA gene encoding F0F1 ATP synthase subunit alpha encodes MEIRAEEISEIIRKQIKEYGKEVEVAETGTIISVGDGIARIHGLDKAMAGELLEFPGGVSGMVLNLEEDNVGAAILGEDNENIKEGTTVKRTGRIVEVPVGEALIGRVVNAIGQPIDGKGPINTSTFGKVEVKAPGIVKRKSVHQPMQTGLKAIDAMVPVGRGQRELIIGDRQTGKTAVAIDTIINQKGGDLICIYVAIGQKRSTVAQVVSKLQEHGAMDYTIIVSASASEPAPLQFIAPYTGVTMGEYFRDNGKHALIIYDDLSKQAVAYRQLSLLLRRPPGREAYPGDVFYLHSRLLERAAKLSDDCGAGSLTALPIIETQAGDVSAYIPTNVISITDGQIYLESDLFYSGVRPAINVGLSVSRVGGSAQVKAMKQVAGTLRLNLAQYREMAAFAQFGSDLDKATQMQLARGERLVEILKQPQYRPIPNEKQVLIIFAANNGYVDDYPVASLRRYESELYSFFDGRKADILAELRDKKAIDDDLKGKIVAALDEFKKEFTA; translated from the coding sequence ATGGAAATCAGAGCCGAAGAAATCAGCGAAATTATCCGCAAGCAGATCAAGGAGTACGGCAAGGAGGTCGAGGTGGCCGAGACCGGCACCATCATCTCCGTCGGTGACGGTATCGCCCGCATCCACGGCCTGGACAAGGCCATGGCCGGCGAGCTCCTGGAGTTCCCCGGCGGGGTCTCCGGCATGGTTCTCAACCTCGAAGAGGACAACGTCGGTGCGGCGATCCTCGGTGAAGACAACGAGAACATAAAGGAAGGGACCACCGTCAAGCGGACCGGCAGGATCGTCGAGGTTCCGGTTGGCGAGGCCCTCATCGGCCGCGTTGTCAACGCCATTGGCCAACCCATTGACGGCAAGGGCCCCATCAACACCTCCACCTTCGGTAAGGTCGAGGTGAAGGCCCCCGGCATCGTCAAGCGGAAGTCGGTCCACCAGCCGATGCAGACCGGCCTCAAGGCCATCGACGCCATGGTTCCGGTTGGCCGCGGCCAGCGGGAGCTCATCATCGGCGACCGCCAGACCGGCAAGACCGCCGTTGCCATCGACACCATCATCAACCAGAAGGGTGGCGACCTCATCTGTATCTACGTGGCCATCGGCCAGAAGCGTTCCACCGTTGCCCAGGTGGTGAGCAAGCTCCAGGAGCACGGGGCGATGGATTACACCATCATTGTTTCCGCCTCCGCCTCCGAGCCTGCACCGCTCCAGTTCATCGCCCCCTACACCGGCGTCACCATGGGCGAGTACTTCCGGGACAACGGCAAGCATGCCCTGATCATCTACGACGACCTCTCCAAGCAGGCCGTCGCCTATCGCCAGCTTTCCCTGCTCCTTCGCCGTCCGCCGGGGCGTGAAGCCTATCCGGGCGACGTTTTCTACCTCCACAGCCGCCTCCTCGAGCGTGCGGCGAAGCTCTCCGACGACTGCGGCGCAGGCTCCCTTACCGCGCTCCCGATCATCGAGACCCAGGCTGGTGACGTTTCCGCCTATATTCCGACCAACGTCATCTCCATCACCGACGGTCAGATCTATCTGGAGAGCGACCTGTTCTACTCCGGCGTCCGCCCGGCCATCAACGTCGGCCTCTCGGTCTCCCGGGTCGGTGGTTCCGCTCAGGTGAAGGCCATGAAGCAGGTTGCCGGTACGCTCCGTCTGAACCTCGCCCAGTATCGCGAGATGGCAGCCTTTGCCCAGTTCGGTTCCGACCTGGACAAGGCGACCCAGATGCAGCTGGCCCGTGGCGAGCGCCTCGTGGAGATTCTCAAGCAACCCCAGTACCGTCCGATTCCCAACGAGAAACAGGTCCTCATCATCTTCGCCGCCAACAACGGCTACGTGGATGACTACCCCGTCGCCTCCCTGCGCCGTTACGAGAGCGAGCTCTATTCCTTCTTCGATGGAAGGAAGGCCGATATCCTCGCCGAACTGCGCGACAAGAAGGCGATCGATGACGACCTCAAGGGCAAGATTGTTGCCGCCCTTGACGAATTCAAGAAGGAATTTACCGCGTAA
- the atpG gene encoding ATP synthase F1 subunit gamma — protein MASLKSIKKRIVSVKNTRQITKAMKMVSAAKLRRAQENVVAARPYAKKLGEVLDRLAKSQDGSSSPLLQKRISQKALLVVVTSDRGLCGGFNANICKAAERFIREKKAEFAEISVTTVGRKGFEFLKNRQKIHKNYGNVLSNLSYPTAALLAQEVVEGYVAEEYDEVYLLFNAFRSVMSQDITLQQLLPIVPEETAEEEYVPEYIYEPSKGELLDELLPKHIEVQVFKALLESVASEHGARMTAMDSASKNATEMIGKLTLQYNRARQAAITTELMEIISGAESIKG, from the coding sequence ATGGCAAGCCTGAAAAGCATAAAAAAGCGTATTGTCTCGGTAAAAAACACCAGACAGATAACCAAGGCCATGAAGATGGTCTCGGCTGCGAAGCTGCGCCGTGCCCAGGAAAACGTGGTTGCCGCCCGCCCCTACGCGAAGAAGCTGGGGGAGGTTCTGGACCGCCTGGCCAAGAGTCAGGACGGGAGTTCGAGCCCCCTGCTACAGAAGCGCATCAGCCAGAAGGCCCTCCTCGTGGTGGTTACCTCTGACCGGGGTCTCTGCGGTGGCTTCAACGCCAACATCTGCAAGGCCGCGGAGCGCTTCATCAGGGAGAAGAAGGCTGAGTTCGCCGAAATCTCCGTGACCACCGTCGGCCGCAAGGGTTTCGAGTTCCTGAAAAATCGTCAGAAGATCCACAAGAACTACGGCAACGTCCTTTCGAACCTCAGCTACCCCACTGCTGCGCTTCTGGCCCAGGAAGTGGTTGAGGGGTACGTGGCGGAGGAATACGACGAGGTCTATCTCCTCTTCAACGCGTTCCGCAGTGTCATGTCCCAGGACATCACCCTCCAGCAGCTCCTCCCGATTGTTCCCGAGGAGACAGCCGAAGAGGAATACGTTCCCGAGTACATCTACGAGCCATCCAAGGGGGAGCTTCTTGATGAACTCCTTCCCAAGCACATCGAGGTGCAGGTATTCAAGGCGCTGCTGGAGTCGGTGGCATCGGAGCACGGCGCCCGGATGACCGCCATGGACAGTGCGTCCAAGAACGCCACCGAGATGATCGGCAAGCTGACCCTTCAGTACAACCGGGCCCGCCAAGCAGCAATCACGACCGAGCTCATGGAGATCATCTCCGGTGCCGAGTCGATCAAGGGATAA
- the atpD gene encoding F0F1 ATP synthase subunit beta, with the protein MSQNFGRISQVIGAVIDVEFEPGKLPPIYNALRVTNPAIDDKEYNLVLEVAQHLGENSVRTIAMDSTDGLVRGQAALDTGKQISVPVGRKTLGRILNVIGEPVDEMGPVNAEKEYGIHRESPSFVDQSTKVEAFTTGIKVVDLLAPYARGGKIGLFGGAGVGKTVLIMELINNIAKQHGGFSVFAGVGERTREGNDLWMEMKESGVLDKAALVYGQMNEPPGARARVALSALSIAEYFRDEEGQNVLLFIDNIFRFTQAGSEVSALLGRIPSAVGYQPTLATEMGELQERITSTTKGSITSVQAIYVPADDLTDPAPATAFAHLDATTVLSRQIAELGIYPAVDPLDSTSRILDPQVIGEEHYAIARQVQYVLQKYKDLQDIIAILGMDELSEEDKLVVARARKIQRFLSQPFHVAEAFTGSPGKYVELKDTIKGFQEIVAGKHDDIPEQAFYMVGTIEEALEKAKKLAA; encoded by the coding sequence ATGAGTCAGAACTTTGGTAGAATTTCGCAGGTTATCGGCGCGGTTATCGACGTCGAGTTCGAGCCGGGCAAACTGCCTCCCATCTACAACGCCCTCCGGGTCACCAACCCGGCCATTGACGATAAAGAATACAACCTGGTGCTCGAAGTTGCCCAGCACCTGGGCGAGAACTCCGTCCGGACCATCGCCATGGACTCCACCGACGGTCTCGTTCGGGGCCAGGCTGCCCTCGACACCGGCAAGCAGATCTCCGTGCCGGTCGGCCGCAAGACCCTGGGCCGCATCCTGAACGTCATCGGCGAGCCCGTTGACGAGATGGGTCCGGTCAATGCAGAGAAGGAGTACGGCATCCACCGCGAATCCCCTTCCTTCGTGGACCAGTCCACCAAGGTTGAAGCCTTCACCACCGGCATCAAGGTCGTCGACCTCCTCGCTCCCTATGCCCGGGGGGGCAAGATCGGCCTCTTCGGCGGCGCCGGCGTCGGCAAGACTGTTCTCATCATGGAGCTCATCAACAACATCGCCAAGCAGCACGGCGGTTTCTCCGTGTTCGCCGGCGTTGGCGAGCGGACCCGTGAAGGAAACGACCTCTGGATGGAGATGAAGGAGTCCGGCGTTCTCGATAAGGCTGCTCTTGTCTACGGCCAGATGAACGAGCCGCCGGGAGCCCGTGCCCGGGTGGCACTCTCCGCGCTTTCCATTGCGGAGTACTTCCGTGACGAAGAAGGGCAGAACGTGCTCCTCTTCATCGATAACATCTTCCGTTTCACCCAGGCGGGTTCCGAGGTTTCGGCGCTTCTCGGCCGGATCCCTTCTGCCGTTGGTTACCAGCCTACTCTGGCCACTGAGATGGGTGAGCTCCAGGAGCGGATCACCTCCACCACCAAAGGTTCCATCACTTCGGTTCAGGCGATCTACGTTCCGGCTGACGACCTTACCGACCCTGCACCGGCAACGGCCTTCGCCCACCTGGATGCAACCACGGTTCTGTCCCGTCAGATCGCCGAGCTTGGCATCTACCCGGCCGTTGACCCCCTCGACTCCACGTCGCGGATTCTCGACCCCCAGGTAATCGGCGAAGAGCACTACGCCATCGCCCGCCAGGTTCAGTACGTCCTCCAGAAGTACAAGGACCTCCAGGACATCATCGCCATTCTCGGCATGGACGAGCTCTCCGAGGAGGACAAGCTGGTGGTTGCCCGCGCCCGGAAGATCCAGCGCTTCCTCTCCCAGCCCTTCCACGTGGCAGAAGCCTTCACCGGCAGCCCCGGCAAGTACGTTGAGCTGAAGGACACCATCAAGGGCTTCCAGGAGATCGTTGCCGGCAAGCACGACGACATCCCCGAGCAGGCCTTCTACATGGTTGGCACCATCGAAGAGGCACTAGAAAAAGCGAAGAAGCTTGCTGCCTAA
- the atpH gene encoding ATP synthase F1 subunit delta: MISNAIARRYAKALVQLGAEEDAVDRFGAELGQFAALLEGNADIDSVLKSPAYRIEAKREILKDVLAKLSLSGTVSNFLQVLLDRGRISFLPQIAHSYAAFADELSGVIRPVLTSAFPLEDAQVESMKGALVKATGKKVQLSVQVEPSLIGGVITKIGDKVFDGSVRTQLNRIQDILQKG; encoded by the coding sequence TTGATCTCGAACGCTATTGCACGTCGCTACGCCAAGGCGCTGGTGCAGCTCGGGGCCGAGGAAGACGCGGTCGACCGGTTCGGTGCCGAGTTGGGGCAGTTCGCAGCCCTGCTTGAAGGAAACGCCGACATCGATTCCGTCTTGAAAAGCCCTGCGTACCGCATTGAAGCCAAGAGGGAAATTCTCAAGGACGTTCTTGCGAAGTTGAGCCTCTCCGGCACGGTCTCCAACTTTCTCCAGGTTCTCCTCGACCGGGGGAGAATCAGTTTCCTTCCCCAGATTGCCCACAGCTATGCCGCATTCGCCGACGAGCTTTCCGGCGTCATTCGCCCGGTGCTCACTTCGGCTTTCCCTCTTGAGGATGCCCAGGTGGAGAGCATGAAGGGCGCGCTGGTCAAGGCAACGGGGAAGAAGGTGCAGCTGTCGGTCCAGGTGGAGCCCTCGCTCATCGGCGGGGTGATCACCAAGATCGGCGACAAGGTTTTTGACGGCAGCGTACGGACCCAGTTGAACAGGATTCAGGATATATTACAGAAGGGGTGA
- a CDS encoding transglycosylase domain-containing protein: MKKMLYLAIGAVVAYGAYIALSLMFLPSVEELKNRRTNMTIQVKDWHGDYHPFTVGPKNRYWTPSGSIPAEMKWAVILAEDSNFYKHEGIDVKAIKNAIKYDLEKKSFARGASTITQQVAKNLFLSREKTISRKVKEIVLAKRMEEELTKGRIIELYLNVVELGPMVYGIGHGARYYFGKPASALTPRECAFLAAMLPGPRVAYNPYKNLDKVLKRSNMILRLLRNKGVLSAGEYQQALGQEPNIAGLQRKVDQSIEKVEATFQNFTGSAGPQEPVPVPASEGEGTVKEAPAALPPAEPAGTTPAEEGKGGAPPVQEEQK, encoded by the coding sequence ATGAAAAAGATGCTCTATCTGGCCATCGGGGCCGTGGTGGCCTATGGAGCCTACATTGCCCTATCCCTCATGTTCCTTCCGTCGGTGGAAGAGCTCAAGAACCGCCGCACGAACATGACCATTCAGGTGAAGGACTGGCACGGCGACTACCATCCCTTCACCGTGGGGCCCAAGAACCGCTACTGGACCCCGTCGGGGAGCATCCCGGCGGAGATGAAGTGGGCGGTGATCCTGGCGGAAGATTCCAACTTCTACAAGCACGAGGGGATCGACGTGAAGGCCATCAAGAATGCCATCAAGTACGATCTCGAAAAGAAGAGCTTCGCCCGAGGGGCCTCCACCATCACCCAGCAGGTGGCCAAGAACCTCTTCCTCTCCCGCGAGAAGACCATCTCCCGCAAGGTGAAGGAGATCGTCCTGGCCAAGCGGATGGAGGAGGAGCTGACCAAGGGAAGGATCATCGAGCTCTACCTGAACGTTGTGGAGCTGGGGCCCATGGTCTACGGTATCGGCCACGGCGCCCGCTACTACTTCGGCAAGCCCGCCTCGGCCCTGACCCCCCGGGAGTGCGCCTTCCTGGCCGCCATGCTGCCGGGGCCCCGGGTGGCCTACAATCCCTACAAGAATCTGGACAAGGTGCTGAAGCGCTCCAACATGATCCTGCGGCTGCTGCGGAACAAGGGGGTCCTCTCGGCTGGCGAGTACCAGCAGGCCCTGGGGCAGGAGCCCAATATCGCCGGACTCCAGCGGAAGGTGGATCAGAGCATCGAGAAGGTGGAGGCGACGTTCCAGAACTTCACGGGTAGTGCCGGGCCCCAGGAGCCGGTGCCGGTGCCGGCGTCCGAGGGAGAAGGCACCGTTAAGGAAGCGCCTGCTGCACTGCCGCCTGCGGAACCAGCCGGTACGACACCTGCGGAAGAGGGGAAGGGGGGAGCGCCCCCCGTTCAGGAGGAGCAGAAATAG
- a CDS encoding GspE/PulE family protein, with amino-acid sequence MESIVRPGSLGDILFRCQIISENDIRAALDEQQTTGCRFGEALVKLGVVAQEDIDWALSNQLNIPYVRLKPTMVDTEAVALIPAALARQHNLIPLIVTGDEISIAIADPLNTAALAAVEKAAGCPVSVSVGLLREIREMQEIFYGPPEETDILGFESAAFPASVLSAINHDLTGAKFVDYLLLFVVQQKLSSLSLQPLGDGIVVVCRRGGVGREAGRLSPTHYPEVVMRVKKLAKLAGGEFTAKGAFAFGWKGRMIPFQVALLRGEGGDYLTFRMRVDASFPDSVADMGLPEATTARFAELAAAGRGMVVVGAREEEMRGRLMELYLQECDTAGKTVIMVGSGSPQGGRRFPRVPVPAGTEVGAVVMAALEHDPDILILEDVADGKVFAAACRAAQRGTLVVAGFSCGDGAGALQQLITFRDRHLLTPAHLRGIIVCAGVRTLCPDCRAAVPSPPNEAEPSFRSAGCPACGQTGYAGTRFLMDIIAFDQRVRELFESARDAGDVLGHLREHGWRGIAEDGRSLVAQGVISREDFMASLLG; translated from the coding sequence ATGGAAAGCATCGTACGGCCTGGGTCTCTGGGGGACATACTCTTCCGGTGCCAGATCATCAGCGAGAACGATATCCGCGCCGCCCTCGACGAGCAGCAGACGACGGGGTGCCGCTTCGGCGAGGCCCTGGTGAAACTGGGGGTCGTGGCCCAGGAGGACATCGACTGGGCCCTCTCCAACCAGCTCAACATCCCCTACGTACGGCTCAAACCGACCATGGTGGACACAGAGGCCGTGGCCCTGATCCCGGCGGCACTGGCGCGCCAGCACAACCTTATCCCCCTCATCGTCACCGGGGACGAGATCAGCATCGCCATCGCCGATCCCCTCAACACCGCGGCCCTGGCAGCGGTGGAGAAGGCTGCCGGCTGCCCCGTATCGGTGTCGGTGGGGCTCCTGCGGGAGATCCGCGAGATGCAGGAGATCTTCTACGGCCCGCCGGAGGAGACCGACATCCTCGGCTTCGAGTCGGCCGCCTTCCCGGCCAGCGTCCTCAGCGCCATCAACCACGACCTGACCGGCGCGAAGTTCGTCGATTACCTCCTCCTCTTCGTGGTCCAGCAGAAACTCTCCTCCCTCTCCCTTCAGCCCCTGGGGGACGGGATCGTGGTGGTCTGCCGCCGGGGCGGGGTCGGACGCGAAGCGGGGCGGCTCTCCCCCACCCATTACCCCGAGGTGGTCATGCGGGTGAAAAAGCTGGCCAAGCTGGCAGGAGGCGAATTCACCGCCAAGGGGGCATTCGCCTTCGGGTGGAAGGGGCGGATGATCCCGTTCCAGGTGGCGCTCCTGCGGGGGGAGGGGGGCGATTACCTCACCTTCAGGATGCGGGTCGACGCCTCCTTCCCCGACTCCGTGGCCGACATGGGGCTTCCGGAGGCCACCACGGCCCGCTTTGCGGAACTGGCCGCGGCGGGGCGGGGGATGGTGGTCGTGGGCGCCCGGGAAGAGGAGATGCGGGGACGGCTCATGGAGCTGTACCTTCAGGAGTGCGACACCGCCGGCAAGACCGTCATCATGGTGGGGAGCGGCTCGCCCCAGGGGGGGCGGCGCTTTCCCCGGGTGCCGGTGCCGGCCGGCACCGAAGTGGGAGCCGTGGTCATGGCAGCCCTCGAACACGACCCCGACATCCTGATCCTGGAGGATGTGGCCGACGGCAAGGTCTTCGCGGCCGCCTGCCGGGCCGCCCAGCGGGGGACCCTCGTGGTTGCGGGGTTCTCCTGCGGCGACGGGGCCGGTGCTCTGCAGCAGCTCATCACCTTCCGGGACCGGCACCTCCTCACCCCGGCCCATCTGCGGGGGATCATCGTCTGTGCCGGGGTCCGCACCCTCTGCCCCGACTGCCGTGCGGCCGTGCCGTCGCCTCCCAACGAGGCGGAGCCCTCCTTCCGGTCGGCGGGGTGCCCGGCCTGCGGCCAGACCGGCTACGCGGGTACCCGCTTCCTCATGGACATCATCGCCTTCGACCAGCGGGTGCGGGAGCTCTTCGAGTCCGCCCGCGACGCCGGCGACGTGCTCGGACACCTGCGGGAGCACGGCTGGCGGGGGATCGCCGAGGACGGACGGTCACTGGTCGCGCAGGGAGTAATCTCCCGGGAGGATTTCATGGCCTCCCTACTCGGCTGA
- a CDS encoding F0F1 ATP synthase subunit epsilon, producing MAEKLKVDLVTPYKKILSEEVDEITATGALGEFSVLPGHAPFLTSLKIGELTYKKGGQFFHLAVNWGYFEVEDDKVTVLVETAERADEIDLERAKAALGRAEAALKGLSPEDKSYKTQEAALERALIRMQVAGKSTRK from the coding sequence ATGGCTGAAAAACTGAAAGTCGATCTGGTAACACCCTATAAGAAGATCCTGTCCGAAGAGGTCGATGAGATCACGGCCACGGGCGCCCTCGGCGAGTTCAGCGTTCTTCCGGGCCACGCGCCGTTTCTCACTTCCCTGAAGATCGGTGAGCTCACCTACAAGAAGGGTGGGCAGTTCTTCCATCTGGCCGTCAACTGGGGCTATTTCGAAGTGGAGGACGACAAGGTCACGGTGCTCGTCGAAACCGCGGAGCGGGCAGACGAGATCGATCTTGAGCGCGCAAAGGCTGCTCTTGGTCGTGCCGAAGCGGCACTCAAGGGTCTCTCCCCTGAAGACAAGAGCTACAAGACCCAGGAGGCAGCCCTGGAGCGGGCCCTGATCCGTATGCAGGTGGCAGGCAAGTCCACCCGGAAGTAG